The window CTAGTCGCAGGATATTCTGGCATTGGTAAGTCTGTCCTGGTTCAAGAAATTTACAAGCCCATTACCCAGAAACGGGGCTACTTCATCACCGGTAAATTTGATCAGTTTCAACGCAACATTCCTTACAGTGCCCTGATTCAGGCATTTCAAGGGCTGATTCGCCAACTGTTAGCCAGTAGCCCTGATGACATCGAGCAATGGCGGACAGCCCTGTTAGCAGCCTTGACATCTAATGCCCAGGTCATTATTGATGTCATTCCTGAGGTGGAATTGATTATCGGTTCCCACCCTCCAGCGGCTGAACTTTCCCCGAAAGAAGCCCAAAATCGATTTAATTTGGTCTTTCAGAACTTTATCCAGGTGTTTACTCAACGAGAACATCCCCTGGTCATTTTTCTGGATGACTTGCAGTGGGCTGACAGTGCTTCGCTTCAACTCATGCAAATTCTGATGGGAGAGGTGAATCCCCACCATTTGTTGTTTATCGGAGCCTACCGAGACAATGAAGTAGATAAAACCCATCCGCTCCAAGCCACACTGACAGAACTACAGACCCTTGGGGTACCGCTACACACGATCCATCTGACCCCCCTTCAGCCCGCTGATATTCGCCACTTCCTGCAAGATACTTTTCTCACTCAGGACGATGCCCCACTGTCGCCTTTGGTCGAGTTGTTACAGGAAAAAACAGGCGGAAATCCGTTCTTTATGGGGGAATTTCTCAAATCCCTCCATGGGGACAGCCATGTCCATTTCGACTTGCATCATGGTCAATGGCGGTGGGATTTAGAGCGCATTCAATCCGCTCAGATGACCAACAATGTCGTAGAGCTGATGGCGGGCAAAATTCAACGCCTGTCAGAGCCAGCTCAGCAGGCCCTAAAGTTAGCCGCCTGCGTTGGCAATCAGTTTTCCCTCTCTGTGTTAGCGATTGTGCGAGAGCTGCCCCCTGCAACGGTGGCTGCGGATTTGTGGGAAGCCATGCAAATGGGCTTGGTTGCGGCTGATGGGGATGATTACAAACTGCTGCAGGTAGAAGATGCCTCCGTGGTTGCCCAACTGGCTGAGATGGAGGTCACCTACCGTTTCATTCACGATCGCGTGCAACAAGCAGCCTACAGCTTAATTCCCGACGACGCGAAACAGAGGGCTCACTTCCAGGTCGGGCAATTACTGCTGCAAAGCATGACCCTCGAACAACGCAGTGAGAATATTTTTGACCTCGTCAATCAGCTCAACTTTGGCCTCGAGCTGATGGCTACGGCGGCGGCCCGCCAGGAACTCGCCCAGTTAAATTTAGAGGCGGGGACAAAGGCGATCGCCGCCGCTGCCTATGGGCCAGCCCTGAGCTATTTACTCACGGGTATCCGGGCTTTAGACACTGATTGCTGGCAACAGCAATATGCCTTAACCCTGGCTCTGCACCAGAAGGCTGCTGAGGCCGCCTTCATGGTTGGGGATTTTGAAGCGATGGATCGATTGATCGAGACAGTGCTGCATCAAGCCAGTGCTGTCTTAGATCGTATTCCTGTTTATGCGATTCAAATCCAGTCCCTGGTGGCTCGCCACGAATTGCTTGCTGCGATTCATCAAGGGTTGGAAGTGCTCGGCTTGTTAGGCTTTCCCCTACCTGAAAATCCTAGTAAGCGACAGGTAGTGCTGGGGCTGATTAAGTCCAAAGTGGGGTTATTGGGAACCCCCGTTGAGCACTTATCGGGCCTGCCGCCAATGCGAGACTCTATCCCATTGGCGGCCACTCAGATCTTAGCCAGCATTGCCTCTGCCACCTATTTAGCAGCCCCGGCGGTCTTTCCCTTAACGGTATTTCAACAGGTGGCACTCGCCGTCAAGTATGGAAATACCCCGCTTTCAGCCTTTGCCTATGCCACCTATGCCTTGATTTTGTGTGGTGTCGGCCAAGACTTTAAGGCCGGATACCGATTTGGGGACTTAGCCTTAAAAGTGTTAGATCGCTTCGATGCCCGTGCGATCGAAGCCAAAACCCTTTTAGTGGTCAACGCCTTTGTGCGCCACTGGAAGGAACCCCTCAAAAATACGCTACCCGCGTTTCAATCTGCCTTTCAAGTGGGCTGTGAAACCGGAGATACCGAATATGCCTCATTTGCAGTGCAGCTAGCCGTCATGCATGGCTTCTATAGCGGTCAAGACCTGGCTGCCTTGGAAGAACAGGCTGTGACGCAAGTCGAAGCGGTACAAAAATTTAAGAAGCAGCCCATCGTAGAACTGATTCAGATTCATTGCCAGGCGATCGCCAATCTGCGGAGCCAAAATCACAATCCTCGCCAGCTCAGCGGGAAACTCTATGATGCTCCTGCCATGTTGCCGGGATATCTGGAGGGCAACTACCGCACTGCAGTGTTCTACATCTATTCCCACTGTGTCTCGCTGAACTATTGGTTCGAAGATTATGCCGCCGCCGTTGACTATGGTGAGCAGGCCATCCCGTTCTTGGATTCTGTGATTGCCTTGTTCGTGGTGCCCGCATTTTACTTCTACGATGCCCTGGCTTGTTTAGCCCTCGCGGATGAGGTCGCTGATCTGCAGCGGCAAACGGACTTAGTGCAGCGGGCTAAGAACACTCGCAAGCAGTTCCAGCGATGGGCCAAGGCAGCGCCAGCCAACCATGGCCATAAGCTGGCTTTAATTCAGGCAGAAATCTATCGACGTCAGGGAGAAACAGCTCTGGCCAGCAGTGCCTACGACCGCGCTATTGATCTGGCCTTAGCGAACGATTATGGACACGAAGCCGCCTTAGCCAATGAACTCGCAGCCAAGTTCTATCTGAAGCAAAAACGCCCGAAGGTGGCGTCGGTGTATTTGCAGGATGCTCACTATCTCTATGCCCAGTGGGGAGCCACCGCCAAAGTCCAAGCTTTAGAAGATACCCATCCTCAGCTTCGCCGTCGGGAATCGAATCTCGGCACCCTATCAACCCTCTCGGCGAGTACCACCAGCACGTTACCGTCGCTCTTTACCACCAGTGGTCATCAGGATGACACCCTAGATTTGGCCACAGTGGTCAAAGCCTCTCAAACCCTCTCGCAAGAAATCCAGCTAGATCGGCTGCTGTCTAACTTGATGCGGCTATTGATTGAAAATGCTGGTGCCCAGCGGGGATTTTTGCTCCTAGAAACTGACCAAAAACTGTGGGTCGAGGCCCAGTGGAATGTAGATCAAGAAACCGTTGAGGTGTTGGAATCCCTCGACTTAGAAAGCTGTGACATGCTGTCTCCCGCGATCGTCAACTATGTCGCTCGAACCCAGTCGAGCGTGGTGCTCAGCGATGCGACAGCAGATGGCGGCTTCATTCAAGATGCCTATATTCGCCAGCACCAACCCCGCTCTGTGCTCTGCGCCCCTTTAATCAACCAAGGAAAACTGGCAGGCATTGTCTATTTAGAAAATAACCGCACAACGGGAGCCTTTACGGCAGATCGGCTAGAGCTGCTCAACTTGCTCTCGGCACAAGCCGCAATTTCCATTGAAAATGCTCGCCTCTACACTAACCTTGCAACCCTGAACCAAGAGTTGATTACCCTCAACAAGTCTTATGAGCGCTTTGTGCCGCGTCAGTTTCTCAAGCTGTTGGGCAAAGACAGCATTACAGAAGTAGAACTGGGAGATAACGTCAAACAGGATATGTCGGTTTTGTTTTCGGACATTCGAGATTTCACCAGCCTTTCGGAAAGAATGTCCCCAGAAGATAACTTTCGACTTATCAATGCGTTTCTCTCTCGCATGGATACCGTCATTGCTGAGCACAATGGCTTTATCGATAAATATATTGGGGATGCCCTGATGGCCCTCTTTAGTGGCCCTGCCGATGATGCAGTTCAGGCGGGCATCGACATGCTCGAGACATTGAAGACCTACAACCGCAAGCGCATTAAAGCCAACTATCAGCCCTTGCGCGTTGGCATTGGCATTAATACAGGGTCGCTCATGTTGGGGACTGTGGGTGGACGCAACCGCATGGACAGCACGGTGATTAGTGATGCTGTGAACTTAGCCGCTCGCATGGAGGGGCTGACGAAATTTTATGGGGCTCCACTCTTAATTGCTGAAAATACGTTTAAGCGGTTGAGGAACTATAACCGGTACTATTTCCGGGTTATCGATCGCGTCAAAGTCAAAGGTAAATCGGTCCCGGTCACGGTCTATGAAGTTTTTAATCACGAAGAACCGGCCCTACGGGATGCCAAAATGCGCACGAAGATGACGTTTGAAGAAGGGCTTTTGCTCTACAACAATCAGCGCTTTGCCGAAGCTTATCGGTGTTTTGATGAGTGTTTTGCCTATAATCCAGACGATCTGATCTCTCTGAACTATGCCCAGCGATCGCGGCGATAACGCTAACACTGGTTAAGCCTCGACGATACCCTAGACCCCAGGCCCTAAACCCTAGACCCTATCTTCACCGAGATGCCCGGGTCTCAACCGAAAACCCCGATAAAAAGCCACTAATATCGGATGCGAGGGTCAATATAAGCATTGAGAACATCGATCGCAATGCTGACAATCACCACAATCATCGAGAAAAAGACCATTAACCCCTGAACAACCGGATAATCACGCTGGGTAATTGCCTCATACAGTCGATTGGCAAGCCCTGGCCAAGAAAACGTCACCTCTGTCAAAACAGCGCCGCCCAGCAGAGAGGCAAACGTCAATCCCAAAACCGTTACGACAGGGATGAGGGCATTCTTGAGAGCGTGGGCCAGCACAATGCGCACTTCTGGGATGCCCCTTGCCCTGGCAGCCTCTACATAATCGGCGCGCAGAGTCTGCTTCAGGTTGACCCGCACGATACGCTCAAATACACCACTGATCAAAATGCCCAGGGTCATACTAGGCAACGCCAGATGGTGCACCGTCGTCACAAAGAGATCCAGGCGCCCCATCAACAGGCTATCGAGCAGATATAACCCAGTCGGGCCTGCCGGAGGTGTGATGCTCAAGGGAAACCGCGTGCCAATGGGAAACCACCGCAATTGAACCGCAAACAGCAGCTGTAACAGCATGCCAAACCAATACATCGGCACCGCATAGGTCACGATGCCAAATAACCGGCCCCCAGCATCCAAAGGGGAATTGGGACGAGACGCCGCGATCGCCCCCACACTCATGCCGACCCCAGCCGCCACTAATAAACCACACAACGTTAATTCCACTGTGGCCGGAAAGTGATCACCAATGATCTCCCAAACCGTGTTGCCTTGGCTAGCAATAGACGTTCCCAAGTCAAAAGACAGCAGATTGCCTAAATAGCGCAGATACTGAACAATCAGGGGGGCTCCTAACCCCAGCTGTTCTCGCAGGTTATCCTTAGCCGCGTCCGGCGCGCGGGGGCCGAGTAGTGCATCAATCGGATCTCCAGGAGTAGCCCTTAGTAACAGAAAAACGACTGTGGTAATCGTCCAAATCATCAGAGGAGCCAGCAACAGCCGGGTCATGATGTAATAGCGCAGGGCGTTAGAACGAGCCATCGAGATCCCAGACATGAATGAGACGTCACAAGAATCCACCATACAGCGAAAGCTTGAATGGCACAGCCTCCATATCGCAGCTAAACTGTCGCTAAACTGTGGATAGCTTGGATCCTTCACGTTTGAACCCCCTCAGATGCCCTCCCCAAATTTTGGAGATCCAGGAAGGTGCATTCCAAGCGGTCTTGACGCTGCATTGAGGTTGCGTAAAAACCAGGCTAAATGGTATCAAGGAGGCCTAATAAACTCAGTCTTGTGTAGATATCCGGAACTTCAAACTGCTGTTCTAAGCTGTCGTCGCCTTTCATCCAGCCCGTTTTCGGAGCTTGAGAACAGTTGCTTTTGCAAATACCCACAGACTATTAGGTGCATTTTATGGAAGAGTTGAGCCTGCCCACTGAACAGCGCAGTTATCTCAATGTTATGGAAACCTTAGTTGTCCAAGAAGCCGGGCAACAGCTAGAGCAGCTTCCTGCCAAAACACGCCAGCATATCAAACTCGAAGAAGTCATTACCTACGCTCTCAATCGTCTTCCTACGCTGTATGCCTGCAGCCAGAAAGGTTTGCAACATCAACATCAGCTCGCGGAGCATAATCTTCAGCACAAAATTGAAGATACCGTTCGTCAGGCAATCTCTGCAGTGCAGGTGGACCCCATCCGCCTTTCAAAACCCCTCCAGATGGGTCAGGATAAAGATGCTGAGGCCGTTTTACAGGCACTCCGAGTGTTCTTGAAAGTGCCTGATTTAGACTGGGCAACAGCGCTTAAGCAGGTCAATGCCCTCAAGCAACGGTCCCAAGGCGCGCGGCAAAGAAAGGCCGGCCATCGCCCCCAGACCTGGCAACCCGATGCCCATGGCAGCGAAGTCGCTTGGACTCCTCGCCATCGTCAACCCGAAACCGGTTCTGGCCAGCCTCCATCGAACCCACCAGAGTCTGAGTCGAAGCCTCAAACCGGGTGGGATGATGCCCGTTATCGTTTGTAATCGACTCTAAGCTAGTCCATGACATCATTTCATCAAGTGACATGGATATACAGTGGCAAGTCGTCAAAGCTTATGAGGACATTCTGTACCACAAGGCTGATGGGATTGCAAAAATCACCATCAATCGCCCCCACAAACGCAATGCCTTTCGGCCCAAAACCGTTGTAGAGCTATACGACGCATTCACAGACGCACGAGAAGATACCCAGGTGGGGGTCGTGCTACTGACCGGTACAGGCCCCCACACCGATGGGAAATACGCATTCTGCGCGGGTGGCGATCAGAGTGTCAGGGGTAAGGGGGGCTATGTCGATGAGGCAGGAATGCCTCGGCTCAATGTGCTTGACCTACAGCGATTGATTCGCTCGATGCCCAAAGTTGTGATGGCATTAGTGGCTGGCTACGCGATTGGAGGGGGTCATGTATTACACGTGATGTGTGATCTCACGATCGCCGCCGATAATGCCATTTTTGGGCAAACTGGCCCTAAGGTTGGCAGCTTTGATGGCGGGTTTGGGGCGAGTTACCTTGCTCGGATAGTCGGTCAAAAAAAAGCGCGGGAGATTTGGTTTCTCTGCCGTCAATACAGTGCCCAAGAAGCTTTGGAAATGGGGTTGGTGAATGCTGTAGTCCCGGTAGAGTCCTTGGAAGCAGAAGGGGTAAAGTGGGCCCAGGAAGTGTTAGCCAAGAGCCCGATCGCAATTCGCTGCTTAAAAGCTGCATTCAACGCCGACTGCGATGGGCAAGCAGGCTTACAAGAGCTCGCAGGTAATGCAACGCTGCTGTACTACATGACAGAAGAAGGAGCCGAAGGTAAACAGGCCTTCTTAGAGAAGCGATCGCCTGACTTCCGGCAATATCCCTGGCTGCCCTAGCGCCGCTAACGCCAGTCTTCAAGTAATAGCAGTCTTCAAGCCCACCTTCTGCAGAGGGTGGGCTTGAGAAAGGGCAGGCACCTGCTCAAGAGACCGAGGAGGGACAGGATTAGGAATGCCTAGTGCCTAGCTCCGCTAAGCAGGCACTTTCTGCGATCGCAACTTCTCGATGCGGCAACACCAAACCTTCAGACCACACCGGAAGTTGGGTCACCGTACTCATCGACTCCATAAACACGGGAGCCGCTAAAGAACAGGCAGACCATTTACCCTGGACAGGCACATTAAGTTGGCCACAATGCCCACCGCGTCGTCCTTCTAAGGTGTAGTAACGGCAGCGCTGACAGCATGAGATACCAAACTGAGTTGCGTCCATGGGGATATTTCCAGTTAATAGGCTATCCCCATTGTCACTAGCACCATTTTCTCCTTCCTAAGGATAAAAACCCAGCAGTCTCAATGCTGCCAGCGATTTCATTCCACGAACCGGCTGGCGAATTTTTTATATTCTCTTCATGATTTCTTTAAAAATATATAGGCGGTCTGTTTTGGAGAGAAACTCTTCTCTAATCTTCCCTACCCTATTGGGGATCGTTTAGATCATGGAGGGAAACTATATCAAAAACAGCAATAAACTCTCTTCTTGTCTGTAGCTGATTGATCAAAGCGAGGATCCTTTGATTTTTATTCGGTTCAAAAAAGGGTCGTGATCCCACATTTCTGAGCCGCAGTTCTCTAACACAGTAGATCGCTGCGCGCCCATAGTCTGCCTGCATTAATCTATCGGCTCCATCGCTGCCTATTTCATAGAAAAACACGGGGCCATGGGGGCTGATCGCAGACATTATTTGGCGGTTGAAGTTTGCCAGTGGTGGGTCATACAAATGGCGCAGGCGGGCCAACGCTGAAGTTCTTGGGTCGGGCAAGGGCGCTGGCATTCTGGACAAAGACTTTGATCGGCTAACTGCCGCTGCAGCCGTTGTGACCACCCGTGAAAAGCATCATCTGCCGTGTTTGGAGACAGGGTTGCCTGGCGCTGGGGCACTTGAGCCCAACTCGGATGTTCGCGCAGCTGTGGGGAAGCCAGAGGGCGAGAACGCTGTGTAGTTTGCCGCCAGCGAGCGGTGGCGAAACGCAATTCCTGAATTTCAGTCACAGTTGCCGGAATTTGCCGATGTAGCTTTTCTAAAATCCTGCATCGTTCAAATGTCAGGGTTTGTGCCCAAGCTGCGCTAGAAACCGAAACGTGCAAGATGCCCCTCTGAACCTGATGAGGCCAACTGTGTTGAGCCACAGCAGTTCCTACAAGTTGTGGCCAGAGGGTCAAAAGCTGGCGAAACGAAGCAGACGCCTGCCAGCGAGGCGAGCGCTCTAGCTGCTGCATTAACGTTTGTAAGGATTGCATGAGGATTCTGGGTCAAGCCAGCAATTTTACAAAGACTATCTTTTAGATTAAACGCTGATAATTGCTCATTTTTCCGCAGACCTTGCTATAACTAGATGCGAGTTGACGGGAAGCAAAGCAAATCAGCGCAGGTACTGAGTGCTTGTGCTCTGAATGATGCTTTGACCTGACTAATTTCAACACCCGATATTTCAACGGTTGTATTGGCGTCTTAACGAGAAGATATCCCCATGAACCCCTCAACTGCCCCCCAGCAGGCACACCCTTCACCTACTCATGCCGGTGCTCTCTTGGATAGTCTGCAACCAGTGCTACGGAACACCCTCAGCAGCCTGAACGTTCAGCTAGAGCATGAGCTAGCCCGTTATCGCTATGCCAAACGAGGGGAAGCGCAGCCCGCACCCCCCCCTCAATTACGACCTCGGCGTCGCCCGTTAGAGCTGATGGGGGGGCGCGCTCAAGCCAGCCCTCAAGCCCACCCTCAACCGGCTCCGCGCCCTGCTGTCACACCGCCTCCACCGCCCCCGAACCCCCGGATACAGCGAGAAACCCAGACCCCACCTGCATCTGTAACCCCGCCTGTTGGTGGAGCGATCGCCCCTGCAGCCAGTGCATCGACACCCGCGTCAGAGGTTGCGGCCCTGAGAAGTGCCCTCGTGCGTCAGCCAGAACCCTCCTCAGAAGAATATATGGCCTCTTCTGAAGCCTTGTTGGAGAGCTTCGCCCAGCCCTATGGGGGGCAAGCGCCGGAGACAGAGGTTCATCCCCCCGAGCCCAATTGGACAGAACGCTTCAATACGCCGCTGGGCTTAGGGGCACTCATCCTTTTACTGGTTGCCAGTGCCGGGTTTGGCTTTGTCTTAGTCAACCCTGCTGCAGTGAGGCATTTAGTGGACCGTACGCCCCTTGCTCGCGTATGGCCGGCTCCCTCTGATGAAACGAGCGAGGGGGATGCAACGGTGGCTGCCTCCGGTGAAACCGATCCTGCAGCACCATCAGACGGCAAGCCGCTCAATCCTTTGAGTCCTGATTTATCTCAGCAAGAATTTACAGACTTAGATTTTAATAGCCTCAGCAATTTGCCCTCCGGGGCTACGCAGGCAGATCGAGAGGCCCTGGCTCCCAACCCTGAAGCACCCGAGCCCGCGCAACCCTCACCCGCCAACAACAATACAGCCAGCGCACCGACAGCAACGAGCCCGGCGACGAGCCCAATTCCAAGCACAGCAGTGCCAGTCACGACGGCACCGCGACCCACCCCTTCTACGGCAGCCCCCCCCGCCAGCACTGCCCCGACCCCGGCACCAGCCGCGAGTCAACCGGCTCCGCCGTCAGCGCCATCCCCAGAACCGGCTACTCAAGCAGCACCGCCAACAGCGGCAACTGTTAATGAGGCAAGCGGCCTACCCGCTAGCCCTTATTACGTTGTGACTGATTACACAGGGGATCCCTCATTATCAGCAGCTCGCGAAGTGGTTGAAGATGCCTACTTACGTAACTTTGATGATGGCAGCTTTATTCAGATGGGAGCCTTCAGTAGCGAAGATACCGCGGCAGCGCTCGTCGAAGAATTAGAGAATCAAGGTATTAATGCCCAGGTATATAACCCCTAAGGGTGGACACTGCTAGACTCTTACGCTTTGCCTTAATTCCAGGTGAGCTGGGCTGCAGCGTTGAAGAAGCGACGCTGTAATCCAGTTGTGATTAAGACTGACGCTAAGAGATCTGAAAAGGCCAACATCAGCATAATCAGCATTTGGTACAAGGCCGCATTCTGAGGATTCTCATTGGCAAGCAGTTGCCCTGTAATAATCCCCGGTAGCTTCACAACGCCGACCACCATCATGGAATTCAGGGTTGGAATTAATCCAGCTTTAATGGCTTCTCGACGATATTCTGCGATCGCCTGGGCAGGCGTTGCGCCTAAATTCAGGTGCGTCTCAATCTCAACCTGATAGCGCTTAAGGCTGCTGACTAAGCGATCGCCAGCAATAGAGGCAGCACTCATGGCATTTCCCAACACAATCCCCGTGAGCGGAATCACATACTGAGGGTCGTACCAAACGGCAGGGCGGACAACCACTCCCAGCGTATAGATGAGGGTGATAGCAGTACTCGTGAATAAAACGCCTCCGACTAACGGGAACACTCGTTTCAGCTGTTTGCCAATGCGGTTGCGGGCAACCATCGTAGCCACTAAGAGCATCACAAGCAGCACCGCCAACACACTCCATGGGGTCCGCCAAGCAAAAACCACCGCTAACACATAGCCCACAGCCAATAGCTGGAAAACGGTTCGGGCAGTGGCCATAACGAGGGTCCACTCCAATCCCAAGCGCTGCCATCGCACCAGGGCGATCGCCCCCACAATCAGGC is drawn from Leptolyngbya sp. SIO1E4 and contains these coding sequences:
- the fetB gene encoding iron export ABC transporter permease subunit FetB — encoded protein: MGKTVIELGLVQLGLALGLIVGAIALVRWQRLGLEWTLVMATARTVFQLLAVGYVLAVVFAWRTPWSVLAVLLVMLLVATMVARNRIGKQLKRVFPLVGGVLFTSTAITLIYTLGVVVRPAVWYDPQYVIPLTGIVLGNAMSAASIAGDRLVSSLKRYQVEIETHLNLGATPAQAIAEYRREAIKAGLIPTLNSMMVVGVVKLPGIITGQLLANENPQNAALYQMLIMLMLAFSDLLASVLITTGLQRRFFNAAAQLTWN
- a CDS encoding ABC transporter permease — its product is MARSNALRYYIMTRLLLAPLMIWTITTVVFLLLRATPGDPIDALLGPRAPDAAKDNLREQLGLGAPLIVQYLRYLGNLLSFDLGTSIASQGNTVWEIIGDHFPATVELTLCGLLVAAGVGMSVGAIAASRPNSPLDAGGRLFGIVTYAVPMYWFGMLLQLLFAVQLRWFPIGTRFPLSITPPAGPTGLYLLDSLLMGRLDLFVTTVHHLALPSMTLGILISGVFERIVRVNLKQTLRADYVEAARARGIPEVRIVLAHALKNALIPVVTVLGLTFASLLGGAVLTEVTFSWPGLANRLYEAITQRDYPVVQGLMVFFSMIVVIVSIAIDVLNAYIDPRIRY
- a CDS encoding AAA family ATPase, which produces MLHLEGYQLLEELHDGSNSQVYRARRESDKSLVVLKFLRPEYPTPEQIARFRLEYDLTRSFDIPGIIGAYGLEAYQNTFVLILEDFGACPLKEVFQDKPLSTLDFLQQALKITEALEAIHQKDIIHKDINPTNILINPETHHVKIIDFGIATRLSQEQAAITHLNHLEGTLAYISPEQTGRMNRALDYRSDFYSLGVTFYEMLTQKFPFESHDVVELVHSHIARQPRPPHALNPAIPPILSQIVMRLLEKNAEARYQSAFGLKTDLQRCLESLTTIGTIAPFELGARDRVERFHLPQKLYGRETEVATLLSAFERASQGRSEVMLVAGYSGIGKSVLVQEIYKPITQKRGYFITGKFDQFQRNIPYSALIQAFQGLIRQLLASSPDDIEQWRTALLAALTSNAQVIIDVIPEVELIIGSHPPAAELSPKEAQNRFNLVFQNFIQVFTQREHPLVIFLDDLQWADSASLQLMQILMGEVNPHHLLFIGAYRDNEVDKTHPLQATLTELQTLGVPLHTIHLTPLQPADIRHFLQDTFLTQDDAPLSPLVELLQEKTGGNPFFMGEFLKSLHGDSHVHFDLHHGQWRWDLERIQSAQMTNNVVELMAGKIQRLSEPAQQALKLAACVGNQFSLSVLAIVRELPPATVAADLWEAMQMGLVAADGDDYKLLQVEDASVVAQLAEMEVTYRFIHDRVQQAAYSLIPDDAKQRAHFQVGQLLLQSMTLEQRSENIFDLVNQLNFGLELMATAAARQELAQLNLEAGTKAIAAAAYGPALSYLLTGIRALDTDCWQQQYALTLALHQKAAEAAFMVGDFEAMDRLIETVLHQASAVLDRIPVYAIQIQSLVARHELLAAIHQGLEVLGLLGFPLPENPSKRQVVLGLIKSKVGLLGTPVEHLSGLPPMRDSIPLAATQILASIASATYLAAPAVFPLTVFQQVALAVKYGNTPLSAFAYATYALILCGVGQDFKAGYRFGDLALKVLDRFDARAIEAKTLLVVNAFVRHWKEPLKNTLPAFQSAFQVGCETGDTEYASFAVQLAVMHGFYSGQDLAALEEQAVTQVEAVQKFKKQPIVELIQIHCQAIANLRSQNHNPRQLSGKLYDAPAMLPGYLEGNYRTAVFYIYSHCVSLNYWFEDYAAAVDYGEQAIPFLDSVIALFVVPAFYFYDALACLALADEVADLQRQTDLVQRAKNTRKQFQRWAKAAPANHGHKLALIQAEIYRRQGETALASSAYDRAIDLALANDYGHEAALANELAAKFYLKQKRPKVASVYLQDAHYLYAQWGATAKVQALEDTHPQLRRRESNLGTLSTLSASTTSTLPSLFTTSGHQDDTLDLATVVKASQTLSQEIQLDRLLSNLMRLLIENAGAQRGFLLLETDQKLWVEAQWNVDQETVEVLESLDLESCDMLSPAIVNYVARTQSSVVLSDATADGGFIQDAYIRQHQPRSVLCAPLINQGKLAGIVYLENNRTTGAFTADRLELLNLLSAQAAISIENARLYTNLATLNQELITLNKSYERFVPRQFLKLLGKDSITEVELGDNVKQDMSVLFSDIRDFTSLSERMSPEDNFRLINAFLSRMDTVIAEHNGFIDKYIGDALMALFSGPADDAVQAGIDMLETLKTYNRKRIKANYQPLRVGIGINTGSLMLGTVGGRNRMDSTVISDAVNLAARMEGLTKFYGAPLLIAENTFKRLRNYNRYYFRVIDRVKVKGKSVPVTVYEVFNHEEPALRDAKMRTKMTFEEGLLLYNNQRFAEAYRCFDECFAYNPDDLISLNYAQRSRR
- a CDS encoding DUF721 domain-containing protein, which gives rise to MQSLQTLMQQLERSPRWQASASFRQLLTLWPQLVGTAVAQHSWPHQVQRGILHVSVSSAAWAQTLTFERCRILEKLHRQIPATVTEIQELRFATARWRQTTQRSRPLASPQLREHPSWAQVPQRQATLSPNTADDAFHGWSQRLQRQLADQSLCPECQRPCPTQELQRWPACAICMTHHWQTSTAK
- the menB gene encoding 1,4-dihydroxy-2-naphthoyl-CoA synthase, with translation MDIQWQVVKAYEDILYHKADGIAKITINRPHKRNAFRPKTVVELYDAFTDAREDTQVGVVLLTGTGPHTDGKYAFCAGGDQSVRGKGGYVDEAGMPRLNVLDLQRLIRSMPKVVMALVAGYAIGGGHVLHVMCDLTIAADNAIFGQTGPKVGSFDGGFGASYLARIVGQKKAREIWFLCRQYSAQEALEMGLVNAVVPVESLEAEGVKWAQEVLAKSPIAIRCLKAAFNADCDGQAGLQELAGNATLLYYMTEEGAEGKQAFLEKRSPDFRQYPWLP
- a CDS encoding late competence development ComFB family protein, translating into MEELSLPTEQRSYLNVMETLVVQEAGQQLEQLPAKTRQHIKLEEVITYALNRLPTLYACSQKGLQHQHQLAEHNLQHKIEDTVRQAISAVQVDPIRLSKPLQMGQDKDAEAVLQALRVFLKVPDLDWATALKQVNALKQRSQGARQRKAGHRPQTWQPDAHGSEVAWTPRHRQPETGSGQPPSNPPESESKPQTGWDDARYRL